A stretch of Mycobacterium sp. ITM-2016-00316 DNA encodes these proteins:
- a CDS encoding alpha/beta fold hydrolase yields the protein MSGQIDVTGDDVTLRALTWGDWHDADAPVAVCLHGFPDTAHGWRKVAPRLADAGWRVVAPFMRGYAPSSLSAEGSYHVGALMDDALRVLDAAGPTGRDVVIGHDWGAIAATGLAAMPDSPFAKAAIMSVPPSAAFRQRSDIARLAAQLPRQLRRSWYILYFQLPWLPEHSAARVVPKLWRDWSPGYDGAEDVRLVLDAIGAPERWRAALGYYRATVRNSRPPARYAELHRHWLSAPVLPTLYLHGTDDGCASSDYTQWVRRVLPAGSAAHVIEGGGHFLQLDQSAATAERILDFIGSGG from the coding sequence GTGTCCGGCCAGATCGACGTCACAGGCGACGATGTCACGCTGCGCGCGTTGACGTGGGGTGACTGGCACGACGCGGACGCCCCGGTTGCGGTGTGCCTGCACGGATTTCCCGACACCGCCCACGGCTGGCGCAAGGTGGCCCCACGGTTGGCCGACGCGGGCTGGCGGGTGGTGGCCCCGTTCATGCGCGGGTACGCGCCGTCCTCGCTGTCGGCCGAGGGGAGCTATCACGTCGGTGCCCTGATGGACGATGCGCTACGGGTGCTCGACGCCGCCGGCCCAACCGGGCGCGATGTCGTCATCGGCCACGACTGGGGTGCCATCGCGGCCACCGGGTTGGCCGCCATGCCGGACAGCCCGTTCGCGAAGGCCGCGATCATGTCGGTGCCCCCGTCGGCGGCGTTCCGGCAGCGCTCCGACATTGCCCGGTTGGCCGCTCAGCTGCCGCGGCAGCTGCGGCGCAGCTGGTACATCCTCTATTTTCAATTACCCTGGCTGCCGGAACATTCTGCGGCCCGGGTGGTGCCCAAGCTGTGGCGGGACTGGTCCCCGGGGTACGACGGTGCCGAGGATGTGCGCCTGGTGCTCGACGCGATCGGAGCGCCGGAGCGCTGGCGCGCGGCGCTGGGCTATTACCGGGCCACGGTGCGCAACAGTCGCCCGCCGGCCCGCTACGCCGAGCTGCACCGGCACTGGCTGTCCGCGCCCGTCCTGCCGACCCTCTACCTGCACGGCACCGACGACGGCTGTGCGTCATCGGATTACACCCAGTGGGTGCGCCGGGTGCTGCCCGCCGGCAGTGCCGCCCATGTCATCGAGGGCGGCGGACATTTCCTGCAGCTCGATCAGTCCGCTGCCACGGCGGAACGCATCCTGGATTTCATCGGAAGTGGGGGCTAA
- a CDS encoding Mce protein, whose product MADDAATPSGEVSESASEAEATVTEETLETPEDEAVEDFDDAVAEEPAEPGMSHLKLATIVGLVVVLALAGLVGWLGFRTYESQKLEAQRALFLQVGRQGAINLTTIDWEQAEADVQRIVDSATGTFYDDFQQRAGPFIEVVKQAQSKSVGMVTEAGIESESDTEASVLVAVTVQTSNAGAAEQQPRLWRMRVTVQDVGDDQVKVSNVEFVP is encoded by the coding sequence ATGGCAGACGATGCTGCTACCCCCTCCGGGGAAGTGAGCGAGTCCGCATCCGAAGCTGAAGCGACAGTCACCGAAGAGACCCTCGAGACGCCAGAAGACGAGGCCGTCGAGGATTTCGACGATGCGGTGGCCGAGGAACCTGCCGAGCCCGGGATGTCGCATCTGAAGCTGGCCACGATCGTCGGACTCGTGGTGGTGCTCGCCCTGGCCGGCCTGGTCGGCTGGCTCGGTTTCCGCACCTACGAATCGCAGAAGCTCGAGGCGCAACGCGCGCTGTTCCTCCAGGTCGGTCGGCAGGGTGCGATAAACCTGACCACGATCGACTGGGAGCAGGCCGAGGCCGATGTGCAGCGCATCGTGGACTCTGCCACCGGCACCTTCTACGACGATTTCCAGCAGCGTGCGGGCCCGTTCATCGAGGTCGTCAAGCAGGCGCAGTCGAAGTCCGTCGGCATGGTGACCGAGGCGGGGATCGAATCGGAATCCGATACCGAGGCCAGTGTGCTCGTCGCGGTGACGGTGCAGACCTCCAATGCCGGTGCGGCCGAACAGCAGCCGCGGCTGTGGCGGATGCGCGTCACCGTCCAGGATGTCGGCGATGATCAGGTGAAGGTGTCCAACGTGGAGTTCGTGCCGTGA
- a CDS encoding MCE family protein, with product MILTRRILIQMAVFIAISVVAIGIMAFGYMRLPNLLFGAGHYRVTLELPETGGLYPRSNVTYRGSQVGRVEEVGLTDRGTVEAKLSLTDDVSIPADLDAAVHSQTAVGELFVELLPRSGEGPELRDGDVIPLDRTTVPMDVNTLLDATNRGLQAIPGDNLRTAVDEAYLAVGGLGPDLSRLVKGSTQLAIDARANLDSLTTLIDESKPVLDTQTDTSGAIRAWASNLATITGELRDHDDAVRGLLERGPGAAEEVRALLDRLKPTLPIVLANLASVNPVLVTYQPALEQLLVLLPQGTATTQATGTANRNTKQDYKGAYLNFNLNLNLPPACTTGFLPPQQQRVASLEDYPDRPAGDLYCRVPQDSAFNVRGARNLPCLTVPGKRAPSVAMCESDENYVPLNDGFNWKGDPNATMSGQSIPQVRPGTPPAETAPPPAAAPPPVAAAEYDPASGTYVGPDGQVYTQSNLARTANEEQTWQTMLLPPPGK from the coding sequence ATGATCCTCACCAGACGAATCCTCATCCAGATGGCGGTCTTCATCGCCATCTCGGTGGTGGCGATCGGCATCATGGCCTTCGGATACATGCGGCTGCCGAACCTGCTCTTCGGCGCCGGGCACTACCGGGTCACCCTGGAGCTGCCCGAAACCGGGGGCCTGTACCCGCGCAGCAATGTCACCTACCGCGGATCCCAGGTGGGCAGGGTCGAAGAAGTCGGCCTCACCGACCGGGGCACCGTCGAGGCGAAACTGTCGCTGACCGACGACGTGTCGATCCCGGCCGACCTGGACGCCGCGGTGCACAGCCAGACCGCCGTCGGTGAGCTGTTCGTCGAACTGCTACCGCGCAGCGGTGAGGGACCCGAACTCCGCGACGGGGACGTCATCCCGCTCGACCGCACCACGGTGCCGATGGACGTCAACACCCTGCTGGACGCGACCAACCGTGGCCTGCAAGCCATTCCGGGCGACAACCTGCGCACCGCCGTCGACGAGGCCTACCTGGCGGTCGGCGGATTGGGCCCGGACCTGTCGCGGCTGGTGAAGGGTTCCACCCAGCTGGCCATCGATGCACGGGCCAACCTGGATTCGCTGACCACCCTGATCGACGAGTCCAAGCCGGTGCTCGACACCCAGACCGACACCTCCGGCGCCATCCGCGCGTGGGCATCGAACCTGGCCACCATCACCGGCGAACTGCGCGACCACGACGACGCGGTGCGGGGGCTGCTGGAACGGGGACCCGGCGCCGCCGAGGAGGTGCGGGCGCTGCTGGACAGGCTGAAGCCGACGCTGCCGATCGTGCTCGCCAACCTGGCCAGCGTGAACCCGGTGCTGGTCACCTACCAGCCCGCGCTGGAGCAGCTGCTGGTGCTGCTGCCGCAGGGCACCGCCACCACACAGGCCACCGGTACCGCCAACCGGAACACCAAGCAGGACTACAAGGGCGCGTACCTGAACTTCAATCTGAACCTGAACCTGCCGCCCGCCTGTACGACCGGCTTCCTGCCGCCGCAGCAGCAGCGGGTCGCCAGCCTGGAGGACTACCCGGACCGGCCGGCCGGTGACCTGTACTGCCGGGTTCCGCAGGACTCCGCGTTCAACGTGCGTGGCGCCCGCAACCTGCCGTGCCTGACGGTGCCGGGCAAGCGTGCTCCCAGCGTGGCGATGTGCGAGAGCGACGAGAACTACGTCCCGCTCAACGACGGCTTCAACTGGAAGGGCGATCCGAACGCCACCATGTCCGGACAGTCCATCCCGCAGGTCCGGCCTGGGACACCACCTGCGGAAACAGCGCCGCCGCCGGCCGCTGCACCCCCGCCCGTCGCAGCCGCTGAATACGATCCGGCCAGCGGCACGTACGTTGGACCGGACGGGCAGGTGTACACCCAATCGAACCTGGCCCGCACCGCGAACGAGGAGCAAACATGGCAGACGATGCTGCTACCCCCTCCGGGGAAGTGA
- a CDS encoding virulence factor Mce family protein, with translation MSTSVRVAGALLVVAAAATGCQWKGLNSVALPGVEGVGPGAYTVQAQMPDVDHLSPNSRVRVDDVTVGNVTRIERQGWNALVTMSLNENVVLPANATATLGQTSLLGSQHIELAPPTATAPEGRLKAGAVIPLESSGAFPTTEQTLAAISLLLNGGGIGEVQDITTAFSTAFSGREADLRSLIEQLDLFIAYNNDQKDDIIAAAESLNSLVGQVAEQKPVVDKALETIPNALEVLADQREMLAEALAQLGKFSALAADATSQTREALVAELKALGPTLEQLANAGPALTRSLSFLTTYPFPKETITNWMRGDYANLTLVVDLTLSRVDQGLFTGTRFEGDLTELEMQWGRTIGQLPSPYTGVNPLLAPYRWDQGR, from the coding sequence ATGAGCACCTCCGTTCGCGTTGCCGGCGCCCTGTTGGTCGTCGCTGCCGCCGCCACCGGTTGCCAGTGGAAGGGCCTGAACTCGGTCGCACTGCCCGGTGTCGAGGGCGTCGGGCCAGGGGCGTACACCGTGCAGGCCCAGATGCCCGATGTCGATCACCTGTCGCCGAACTCCCGGGTGCGCGTCGACGATGTCACCGTCGGCAACGTGACGAGGATCGAGCGCCAGGGCTGGAACGCACTGGTCACCATGAGCCTCAACGAGAACGTCGTGCTGCCCGCGAACGCGACCGCCACCCTCGGCCAGACCAGCCTGCTCGGGTCGCAGCACATCGAACTCGCGCCACCGACCGCCACCGCGCCGGAGGGCCGGTTGAAGGCGGGAGCCGTGATTCCGCTGGAGTCCAGTGGAGCCTTCCCGACCACCGAGCAGACGCTGGCCGCGATCTCGTTGCTGCTCAACGGCGGTGGCATCGGCGAGGTCCAGGACATCACCACGGCATTCAGTACGGCCTTCTCCGGCCGCGAGGCCGACCTGCGCAGCCTGATCGAGCAGCTCGACCTCTTCATCGCCTACAACAACGACCAGAAGGACGACATCATCGCCGCGGCCGAGAGCCTGAACTCTCTGGTCGGTCAGGTCGCCGAGCAGAAGCCGGTGGTGGACAAGGCGTTGGAGACGATCCCGAATGCGCTGGAGGTGCTCGCGGACCAGCGCGAGATGCTCGCCGAGGCGCTCGCCCAGCTCGGCAAGTTCAGCGCGCTGGCCGCCGATGCGACCAGCCAGACCAGGGAAGCGCTGGTCGCCGAGCTCAAGGCCCTCGGTCCGACGCTGGAGCAGTTGGCCAACGCCGGACCGGCACTGACCCGCTCGCTGAGCTTCCTCACGACCTATCCCTTCCCGAAGGAAACCATCACCAACTGGATGCGCGGTGACTACGCCAACCTCACGCTGGTGGTCGACCTGACCCTGAGCCGCGTCGACCAGGGTCTGTTCACCGGCACCCGCTTCGAAGGCGATCTGACCGAGCTGGAGATGCAATGGGGCCGCACCATCGGCCAGCTGCCCAGCCCGTACACCGGGGTGAATCCGCTACTCGCGCCGTACCGGTGGGATCAGGGGCGATGA
- a CDS encoding MCE family protein has product MAMPSKPRTRTFLAVALVALLAAGVFVVIKVSDSINRVNVVAYFDSSNGIFEGDDVVILGVPVGRIDKIEPEPERVKISFWYDDRHKVPADVNAAILSPMLVTSRAIQLTPTYSGGPVLENDAVIEQDRTVVPVEYDDVREQLHRITETLQPTEPGGVSELGAFINTAADNLRGQGADIRATLVKLSQAISAVGDHSTDVFATVKNLSILVSALQDSTDVMRQLNQNLASVTGTLADNPDEVGTAVQDLADTVGLVQSFVAENRESLGTTSDRLAGVTQALNDSLGDLKQFLHVAPTSFQNYINIYQPAQGAVSSVPVINNFANPISFLCGAVQAASRLGAEQSSKLCVQYLAPIIKNRQYNFLPIGQNLAVGTQARPNEITYSEDWMRPDYIPPPGPAPAAPPAGAAAPAPGGPPLAAEAMATNPADGLPGLMVPTGPGS; this is encoded by the coding sequence ATGGCAATGCCTTCCAAGCCGCGCACGCGGACGTTCCTGGCGGTGGCGCTGGTCGCGCTGCTGGCCGCCGGCGTGTTCGTGGTGATCAAGGTCAGCGACAGCATCAACCGCGTCAACGTCGTCGCCTACTTCGACAGCAGCAACGGCATCTTCGAAGGCGACGATGTGGTGATCCTCGGTGTGCCGGTCGGCCGGATCGACAAGATCGAGCCGGAGCCCGAGCGGGTGAAGATCTCGTTCTGGTACGACGACCGCCACAAGGTGCCCGCCGACGTCAACGCGGCCATCCTGTCGCCGATGCTGGTGACCTCCAGGGCAATCCAGTTGACCCCGACCTACTCGGGTGGACCGGTGCTGGAGAACGACGCCGTCATCGAACAAGACCGCACCGTGGTGCCGGTCGAGTACGACGATGTCCGTGAACAGCTGCATCGCATCACCGAGACGCTGCAGCCCACCGAGCCCGGCGGGGTGAGCGAGCTCGGCGCCTTCATCAACACCGCCGCGGACAATCTGCGCGGCCAGGGCGCGGACATCCGGGCCACCCTGGTCAAGCTGTCCCAGGCGATCTCGGCGGTCGGGGACCACAGCACCGATGTGTTCGCCACGGTGAAGAACCTGTCGATCCTGGTCTCGGCCTTGCAGGACAGCACCGATGTGATGCGCCAGCTCAACCAGAACCTGGCCTCGGTGACCGGCACGCTGGCCGACAATCCCGACGAGGTCGGCACCGCCGTGCAGGACCTCGCCGACACCGTCGGCCTGGTGCAGAGCTTCGTCGCCGAGAACCGCGAAAGCCTCGGCACCACATCGGATCGGCTGGCCGGGGTGACCCAGGCCCTCAACGACAGCCTCGGCGACCTCAAGCAGTTCCTGCACGTGGCGCCGACGTCGTTCCAGAACTACATCAACATCTATCAGCCGGCGCAGGGCGCGGTGTCGAGCGTGCCGGTGATCAACAACTTCGCCAACCCGATCAGCTTCCTGTGCGGCGCGGTGCAGGCGGCCTCGCGACTCGGCGCCGAGCAGTCCTCGAAACTCTGCGTGCAGTACCTGGCGCCGATCATCAAGAACCGTCAGTACAACTTCCTGCCGATCGGCCAGAACCTCGCGGTCGGTACCCAGGCACGCCCGAATGAGATCACCTACAGCGAGGATTGGATGCGCCCGGATTACATCCCGCCGCCGGGCCCCGCTCCCGCCGCGCCGCCGGCCGGTGCCGCCGCACCAGCTCCGGGTGGCCCGCCGCTGGCCGCCGAGGCGATGGCCACCAACCCGGCCGACGGCTTGCCGGGGCTGATGGTGCCGACGGGACCCGGATCATGA
- a CDS encoding virulence factor Mce family protein — protein MKSFGERNQFVVGAVGLAIIAAIVLGALNYDKLPFLSQGKNYSAYFAEASGIRDGAAVQVSGMRVGSVSGVELDGRQVLVTFKIDGDVRIGDRSEAAVKTKSLLGTKYLEVTPRGDGWQDGTIPLDRTTPAYQLPDALGDLSATISGLNTNQLTDSLRVLSETFADTPPELRVAIEGVSRFSETLNERDAELRGLLTNANKATTVLAERSDQIVGLVRNSNALLAELQAQSAALDAISGNISALSRQLQGFIAENDETLKPAIDKLNGVLTILDNRKERLQRSLKLIGDYAMSLGESVSGGPFFKSYVANLLPGQFVQPFVDAAFSDLGLDPNVLLPSERTDPQVGQAGTPAMPVPFPRTGQGGDPRMTLPDAITGNPGDLGCGPPGIPLPGPTGCYPYREPIPAPPPGGPPPGPPALAPPGIASTPTPPGPIYVPAPGEPAPHGAGSGAEPGVG, from the coding sequence ATGAAGTCTTTCGGAGAACGTAACCAGTTCGTCGTCGGCGCAGTCGGTCTCGCGATCATCGCGGCGATCGTGCTGGGCGCGCTGAACTACGACAAGCTGCCCTTCCTGAGCCAGGGCAAGAACTACTCGGCCTACTTCGCCGAGGCCAGTGGTATCCGTGACGGCGCCGCCGTGCAGGTCTCCGGTATGCGGGTGGGCAGTGTCTCCGGTGTGGAGTTGGACGGCCGGCAGGTGCTGGTCACGTTCAAGATCGACGGCGACGTGCGCATCGGGGATCGCAGTGAGGCCGCGGTCAAGACCAAGAGCCTGCTCGGCACCAAGTACCTGGAGGTCACCCCGCGCGGTGACGGCTGGCAGGACGGCACCATCCCGCTGGATCGCACGACTCCGGCCTACCAACTGCCCGACGCGCTCGGCGATCTGTCGGCCACCATCAGCGGACTGAACACCAACCAGCTGACGGACTCCCTGCGGGTGCTTTCGGAAACCTTCGCCGACACCCCGCCGGAGCTGCGGGTCGCCATCGAGGGGGTCTCCCGGTTCTCCGAGACGCTCAACGAGCGCGACGCCGAGCTACGGGGACTGCTGACCAACGCCAACAAGGCCACCACGGTGCTCGCCGAACGTAGTGACCAGATCGTCGGGCTGGTCCGCAACAGCAATGCGCTACTGGCGGAGTTGCAGGCCCAAAGCGCGGCGCTGGACGCGATCTCGGGCAACATCTCGGCGTTGAGCCGCCAGCTGCAGGGCTTCATCGCCGAGAACGACGAGACCCTGAAGCCGGCGATCGACAAGCTCAACGGCGTGCTGACCATCCTGGACAACCGCAAGGAACGTCTGCAGAGATCGCTGAAGCTCATCGGTGACTACGCCATGTCGCTCGGGGAGTCGGTGTCCGGCGGACCGTTCTTCAAGTCCTATGTCGCCAACCTGCTTCCCGGACAGTTCGTGCAGCCGTTCGTCGACGCCGCGTTCTCCGATCTGGGTCTGGACCCCAATGTGCTGCTGCCGTCGGAGCGCACCGATCCGCAGGTCGGTCAGGCCGGCACCCCGGCCATGCCGGTGCCCTTCCCGCGCACCGGTCAGGGTGGCGATCCGCGCATGACCCTGCCCGACGCCATCACCGGCAACCCCGGCGACCTCGGTTGCGGCCCGCCCGGGATCCCGCTGCCCGGCCCGACCGGGTGCTACCCGTATCGCGAGCCGATCCCGGCACCGCCGCCGGGTGGACCGCCGCCGGGACCGCCCGCACTTGCCCCGCCGGGGATCGCGTCGACCCCGACGCCCCCGGGCCCGATCTACGTGCCCGCCCCCGGTGAGCCCGCGCCGCACGGCGCCGGATCCGGCGCAGAACCGGGAGTTGGGTGA
- a CDS encoding virulence factor Mce family protein — MKDNLGGAIWRLTIFLAVCLLGVFGLFAIFSQLRFGETEQGYRAEFTNVGGMEPGDFVRIAGVEVGKVGDMRIRDDGTVLVDFTADQSVVLTQGTRAVIRYDDLIGGRYLGLQEGTGDTSRLQPGATIPLSRTAPPLDLDALIGGFRPLFKALEPDQINALSGQLISALQGQGATIGSFLTQAAALTNTLADRDQLIGEVIVNLNTVLGSLGGQNEQFAKAVDGLSELIDGLAARRTDIANGVAYVSEAAGSIADLLAQARPPLAKTIQETDRAAGIVVADHEYFDNLINTLPDAYQALARQGIYGDFFSFYLCDIVLKLNGKGGQPVYVKAAGQNSGRCTPR, encoded by the coding sequence ATGAAAGACAATCTGGGGGGCGCCATCTGGCGGCTCACCATCTTCCTGGCAGTGTGTCTGCTGGGTGTCTTCGGGTTGTTCGCGATCTTCTCCCAGTTGCGGTTCGGTGAGACAGAACAGGGCTATCGCGCCGAGTTCACCAATGTCGGTGGCATGGAGCCCGGCGACTTCGTGCGCATCGCCGGTGTCGAGGTCGGCAAGGTCGGCGATATGAGGATCCGCGACGACGGCACGGTCCTGGTCGACTTCACCGCCGACCAGTCCGTGGTGCTGACCCAGGGCACCCGCGCGGTGATCCGCTACGACGATCTCATCGGCGGCCGCTACCTCGGGTTGCAAGAGGGCACCGGCGACACCTCGCGGTTGCAGCCCGGGGCAACGATCCCGTTGTCCCGCACCGCACCTCCGCTGGACCTCGACGCCCTGATCGGTGGTTTCCGCCCGCTGTTCAAGGCCCTGGAACCCGACCAGATCAACGCGCTGTCCGGGCAGCTGATCAGCGCGCTGCAGGGTCAGGGCGCCACCATCGGGTCCTTCCTGACCCAGGCGGCGGCACTGACCAACACCCTCGCCGACCGCGACCAACTGATCGGTGAGGTCATCGTCAACCTGAACACGGTGCTGGGTTCGCTCGGCGGCCAGAACGAGCAGTTCGCCAAAGCCGTTGACGGACTTTCGGAATTGATCGACGGGCTGGCCGCGCGCCGCACCGATATCGCCAACGGGGTCGCCTACGTCAGCGAAGCGGCGGGCAGTATCGCCGACCTGCTGGCCCAGGCCAGGCCGCCGTTGGCCAAGACCATCCAGGAGACCGACCGTGCCGCCGGCATCGTGGTCGCCGATCACGAATACTTCGACAATCTGATCAACACCCTGCCCGATGCGTATCAGGCATTGGCGCGGCAAGGCATCTACGGTGACTTCTTCAGCTTCTACCTGTGCGATATCGTCCTGAAGCTCAACGGCAAGGGCGGTCAGCCTGTGTATGTGAAGGCGGCCGGGCAGAACAGCGGGAGGTGCACCCCGCGATGA
- a CDS encoding MCE family protein, whose translation MDTFKSKGIAPGWWTLLLVVFVIAAVWLSYSLFTGSLRSTVPVTLTADRSGLVMETNAKVKMRGVQVGRVVAIHGGDSEAASPVKLRLDIDPDQIRFIPANVEARIRATTIFGAKFVDLVYPDSPSAERLESGQVLESLNVTTEVNTVFENLVGVLEQVDTAKLNATLSALAEGVRGRGEVIGQATTDANQVLLALNPRADTIREDWQALKGFSDAYSDAAQGILATLDAAATTATTVTANSRQLDALLLATTGLSNTGIELLAPNNANLIKAVNTLQPTTDLLLKYSPSYTCLLTGAKYLLDHGGYEATGGNGKSFILDTSLMLGDDPYAYPRHLPIVGAKGGPGGKPGCGSLPSVDDNWPVRQLITNTGFGTGVDWRPNPGIAFPAYGNWLPVTRAVPEPPSIRNTFGGPAIGPIPYPGAPAYGAPLYAPDGTPLWPGLPPAPPPGAPRDPGPTPGSEPFVVTAPGVQPTPLPPRPLPVPAAPGP comes from the coding sequence ATGGACACGTTCAAGAGCAAGGGCATAGCGCCGGGGTGGTGGACACTGCTGCTGGTGGTGTTCGTGATCGCCGCGGTCTGGTTGTCCTACTCCCTGTTCACCGGCTCGTTGCGCAGCACCGTCCCGGTGACCCTGACCGCGGACCGCTCCGGTCTGGTCATGGAGACCAACGCCAAGGTGAAGATGCGTGGCGTCCAGGTCGGCAGGGTCGTCGCGATCCACGGTGGCGACTCGGAGGCCGCCTCCCCGGTCAAGCTGCGTCTGGACATCGACCCCGACCAGATCCGTTTCATCCCGGCCAATGTCGAGGCCCGTATCCGGGCCACCACGATCTTCGGCGCCAAGTTCGTCGACCTCGTCTACCCGGACAGCCCGAGCGCCGAGCGGCTGGAATCCGGGCAGGTGCTCGAATCGCTCAACGTCACCACCGAGGTCAACACGGTCTTCGAGAACCTCGTGGGTGTGCTCGAACAGGTCGACACGGCCAAGTTGAACGCCACGCTGTCCGCGCTCGCCGAGGGCGTCCGCGGCCGCGGCGAGGTCATCGGGCAGGCCACCACCGACGCCAATCAGGTTCTGCTGGCCCTGAACCCGCGCGCCGACACCATCCGCGAGGACTGGCAGGCGCTCAAGGGCTTCAGCGACGCCTACAGCGATGCCGCCCAAGGCATCCTGGCCACCCTGGACGCCGCCGCCACCACCGCGACCACCGTGACCGCGAATTCCCGGCAACTCGATGCGCTGCTGCTGGCGACGACCGGCCTGTCGAACACCGGAATCGAACTGCTGGCGCCGAACAACGCCAACTTGATCAAGGCCGTCAACACCCTGCAGCCCACCACCGACCTGCTGCTCAAGTACAGCCCGTCCTACACCTGCCTGCTCACCGGCGCGAAGTACCTGCTGGACCACGGTGGTTACGAGGCCACCGGCGGTAACGGCAAGTCGTTCATCCTGGACACCAGCCTGATGCTCGGCGATGACCCGTATGCGTACCCGCGGCACCTCCCGATCGTCGGCGCCAAGGGGGGCCCGGGCGGAAAGCCGGGCTGCGGTTCGCTTCCCAGCGTCGATGACAACTGGCCGGTGCGTCAGCTGATCACCAACACCGGCTTCGGCACCGGTGTGGACTGGCGACCCAACCCGGGCATCGCCTTCCCGGCCTATGGCAACTGGCTGCCCGTCACCCGGGCCGTCCCGGAGCCGCCGAGCATCCGGAACACCTTCGGTGGCCCGGCAATCGGGCCCATCCCGTACCCGGGCGCACCGGCCTATGGTGCCCCGCTGTACGCGCCTGACGGCACCCCGCTGTGGCCCGGCCTGCCGCCGGCGCCGCCACCGGGAGCTCCGCGCGACCCGGGGCCGACGCCCGGTTCGGAACCCTTCGTGGTCACCGCGCCAGGTGTGCAGCCGACACCGCTGCCACCGCGGCCGTTGCCCGTGCCCGCCGCACCCGGCCCGTAA
- a CDS encoding ABC transporter permease, giving the protein MGYRLRRGVGSVANSWNQVGVQTQFFGRTLLSIGDVFVRYPKELVRLIAQMGLGTGALAIIGGTVAIVGFLTVSTGALVAVQGYNQFSEIGVEALTGFASAFFNVRLIAPATTAIALSATIGAGATAQLGAMRINEEIDALEVIGIRSIAYLASSRVIAGVIVVIPLYCVGVLMSFYAAKIGTTVIYGQSSGVYDHYFDTFLNPIDLIWSFVQSIAMAIVIMLVHTFYGFTASGGPAGVGEAVGRAVRTSLVISAFVVVMISLAVYGQSGNFNLAG; this is encoded by the coding sequence ATGGGGTACCGTCTGAGGCGGGGTGTCGGCAGCGTCGCCAACAGCTGGAATCAGGTCGGCGTGCAGACCCAGTTCTTCGGCCGCACCCTGCTCTCCATCGGTGACGTGTTCGTCCGGTATCCCAAGGAACTGGTCCGGCTGATCGCCCAGATGGGCCTGGGAACCGGTGCTTTGGCCATCATCGGCGGCACGGTCGCGATCGTCGGATTCCTGACCGTCAGCACCGGTGCGCTGGTCGCGGTGCAGGGCTACAACCAGTTCTCCGAGATCGGCGTCGAAGCCCTGACGGGGTTCGCGTCGGCGTTCTTCAACGTGCGTCTCATCGCGCCGGCCACCACCGCGATCGCGCTCTCGGCGACCATCGGCGCCGGCGCCACCGCCCAACTCGGCGCCATGCGCATCAACGAGGAGATCGACGCCCTCGAGGTCATCGGTATCCGCAGCATCGCCTACCTGGCGTCGAGTCGTGTCATCGCCGGTGTCATCGTGGTCATCCCGCTGTACTGCGTGGGCGTGCTGATGTCGTTCTACGCGGCGAAGATCGGCACCACGGTGATCTACGGGCAGTCCAGCGGTGTTTACGACCACTACTTCGACACGTTCCTCAACCCGATCGATCTGATCTGGTCGTTTGTCCAGTCCATCGCGATGGCGATCGTCATCATGCTGGTGCACACCTTTTACGGTTTCACCGCCAGCGGCGGCCCCGCGGGCGTCGGCGAGGCGGTCGGCCGTGCGGTGCGCACCTCGTTGGTCATCTCGGCATTCGTCGTGGTGATGATTTCCCTTGCCGTGTATGGGCAATCGGGCAACTTCAATCTGGCCGGCTGA